The following is a genomic window from Nguyenibacter vanlangensis.
ATGATCTCGATGAGGTCAAATCCTTGTGCGAGATACTTGGAACGGGCCACCGGGGAGTCGTTCGGATCGGCAGCCTGCTACCTCCAGTCGGCGGGAGGTTCAAGCTTGTGTTATCGGCTTGGAAGAGAAAACATCCCGACATAAGGATAATTTTTCATGAGATGGGAACACGAGATCTTCGGTCTGCGTTGTTTCGGAATCGTTTGGACGTGATTTTCTTTACACCATACGTTCGATCCGATGCCATAGAATCTCTCCCGTTTTTCAACGAAAATCTGGTTTTGGCGTTACCAAGCGAGCACCCGTTAGGCCGCCGCAGGAGCCTGACATGTGATGAGGTACGGAATGAAACATTCCTGGTCCAAGATTGGGGACGCGATTATAGCATAAGGGACCATTATACTGAGATTTTGGGCAAGGATGTCACCATCGAAACGCATCCGGCCGGAAAGCAATCGGTATTCGCGCTTGTAAGCGCAGGATATGGTGTGACACTCGCCGTTAAAAGCCAGGCGGAGCGAGGCTTTCCGGGCGTCAT
Proteins encoded in this region:
- a CDS encoding LysR family transcriptional regulator — its product is MQSGDLEYFKLAVEAGSLTRAAMIRGVRVSTFARAIDRLEDELGVTLLERNHTGIRLTAAGSVVFQRISFLLDDLDEVKSLCEILGTGHRGVVRIGSLLPPVGGRFKLVLSAWKRKHPDIRIIFHEMGTRDLRSALFRNRLDVIFFTPYVRSDAIESLPFFNENLVLALPSEHPLGRRRSLTCDEVRNETFLVQDWGRDYSIRDHYTEILGKDVTIETHPAGKQSVFALVSAGYGVTLAVKSQAERGFPGVIFRALRRSDAHLKIHLGWDANRQDAVTGRFVAFIRDLVRQS